The sequence TCCAGGTGGGACGCATCCTGCAGGCGCTCCAGGGTCACGGGCTCGTCGACAGATCCCCGACCGGCTGGTGGCTGACCGACGCCGGCCGCGCCTGAAGGGCGGCACGTCCGAGGCGCGAACCTCACCATTTTGGGGGACGCCCCCGCGGCCGGGACCGCTCTACCGTTGCTCTCGGCCGCACGAGGTGTCCGGGTCCCCGAGGCGGCAGTTTCACGCAAAGGTTCCGTTCATTGGGGGGCGGTGTTCGTCGACTGTCGGCGGATGTCGCGGACCGAGCTCTGCTGGTCATGTTGCCCCGACACCAGACCTCACGGGGGAAACATGTTGCACAACGCCATCACCCGCGCCCGTCGTGTCCGTCGCGACGACGCCGGCTTCACGCTCATCGAGCTGCTCATCGTCATCGTCATCCTCGGGGTGCTCGCCGCGATCGTCGTCTTCTCGGTCAGCGGCATCACCGACACCGGTGACACCGCCGCCTGCGAGGCCGAGGTCCAGACCGTGGCCACGGCCGAGGAGGCGCACTACGCGGACCGGGGGAGCTACGGCTCGCTCTCGGACCTGGCCACGAACGGCTTCCTGCGGGACGCGGACACCGAGTACGTCGCGTCGGCCTCCGCCGGCGACGGAAGCCTGACGATGGTCGCCGGCGCGCCCTGCGCTGCTGGCTGATCTGCGATCGGTGCGAGTGGGGCCGTCGCTCGTCGGCGGCCCCACCTGCACCAGTGACCGGGAGGGTCCCATGTCCCACGCACACCGTTGCATCGGTGACCGCATCGACGGGTTGCTCGACGCGCTCTGGCGGGCCGGCGGCACCGACCTGATGCTGACGGTCGGGCTGCCGCCGATGGTCCGCGTCGACGGCACGCTCGCCCCGCTGCCCGGGCGTGCTGCCCTGACGGCCGACGACACCACTGCGCTGCTGTCGGAGGTGCTCACCAATGAGCAGCGTCACGCCTGGCAACGCAGTCACGAGTACGACTTCTCCTTCTCCTGGCGCGACCACGCCCGCGTCCGGGGCAATGCCTTCACCCAACGCGGGATGACCGCGGTGGCGCTGCGGATGATCCCGCGCGCGATCCCGTCCCCGGACGCGCTGGGCCTGCCGCCGGTGCTGCGGGAGCTCTCGCTGCGCCACCAGGGCCTGATCCTGATGACCGGTCCGACGGGCTCGGGCAAGTCGACCACACTGGCGTCCTTGGTTGACGTGATCAACACGAATCGCGGCTGCCACATCATCACCGTCGAGGATCCGATCGAGTACGTCCACGACCACAAGCTGGCCGCGGTGAACCAACGGGAGGTCGGCACCGACACCGGCACCTTCCACGAGGCGTTGCGATCGGTCCTCCGCGAGGATCCCGACGTGCTGCTGGTGGGAGAGATGCGGGACCTGGAGTCGATCGCCTTCGCCCTCACCGTGGCCGAGACCGGACACCTGGTGTTCGCGACACTCCACACCAACGACACCGCCCAGTCGCTGGGGCGGA comes from Nocardioides panacisoli and encodes:
- a CDS encoding competence type IV pilus major pilin ComGC, with translation MLHNAITRARRVRRDDAGFTLIELLIVIVILGVLAAIVVFSVSGITDTGDTAACEAEVQTVATAEEAHYADRGSYGSLSDLATNGFLRDADTEYVASASAGDGSLTMVAGAPCAAG
- a CDS encoding type IV pilus twitching motility protein PilT, with the translated sequence MSHAHRCIGDRIDGLLDALWRAGGTDLMLTVGLPPMVRVDGTLAPLPGRAALTADDTTALLSEVLTNEQRHAWQRSHEYDFSFSWRDHARVRGNAFTQRGMTAVALRMIPRAIPSPDALGLPPVLRELSLRHQGLILMTGPTGSGKSTTLASLVDVINTNRGCHIITVEDPIEYVHDHKLAAVNQREVGTDTGTFHEALRSVLREDPDVLLVGEMRDLESIAFALTVAETGHLVFATLHTNDTAQSLGRMIDVFPAEQQAQIRVQLAAALSCVVYQRLVPRIGGGMVGVYEVLVANSAVRNLIKEGKTHQLRNSIVTGSREGMVTLEQSLSQLVQQGVISEEDAVARSLHPRDIDPFARRPVPMTT